A window of Candidatus Atribacteria bacterium ADurb.Bin276 contains these coding sequences:
- the pcm_2 gene encoding Protein-L-isoaspartate O-methyltransferase: MEIDNVRTIQEREEMVRKQIISRNIKDERVTQALLKIPRHVFVPEFYRKYAYNDTPLVIGEGQTISQPYIVALMSELLEIQPTDRILEIGTGSGYQTAVCAELGKEVYTIERIEELAQKAEEVLESLEYRNIHFFVGDGSRGIPEYAPFDKIIVTAYANEIYPVWVEELKEGGIIVLPLGGDFRQTLVRGRKQKGSLKIEKHGSVVFVPLIEDIL; encoded by the coding sequence ATGGAAATCGATAATGTCAGAACAATTCAAGAACGGGAAGAGATGGTTCGAAAGCAAATCATCTCCCGGAATATTAAAGATGAAAGAGTAACTCAAGCCCTGCTAAAAATTCCTCGACACGTTTTTGTTCCAGAATTTTATCGGAAATATGCTTACAATGATACCCCCTTAGTCATTGGTGAGGGTCAAACTATTTCACAACCTTATATAGTAGCGTTGATGTCAGAATTGTTAGAAATTCAGCCAACCGATCGAATTTTGGAAATTGGAACCGGTTCGGGTTATCAAACCGCGGTTTGCGCAGAATTAGGCAAAGAGGTTTATACGATAGAACGCATCGAAGAATTGGCTCAAAAAGCCGAAGAGGTTTTGGAAAGTCTTGAATATAGGAATATCCATTTTTTTGTTGGTGATGGAAGTCGGGGAATTCCAGAATATGCTCCTTTCGACAAAATTATAGTAACTGCTTATGCTAATGAGATATACCCAGTTTGGGTTGAGGAATTAAAAGAAGGCGGAATCATTGTTCTCCCTTTGGGGGGTGATTTTCGTCAAACTCTGGTTCGGGGAAGAAAACAAAAAGGATCGTTGAAAATTGAAAAACATGGATCAGTCGTTTTTGTTCCATTGATAGAGGATATCCTCTAA
- the acyP gene encoding Acylphosphatase, which translates to MKFIQGRLVFKGRVQGVGFRYFVLKRASQFEVTGFVKNLFPNGVEVVAEGEKSEVEHFFQEIREGPVSASIRDIFEEWLPYSGNYESFQVEY; encoded by the coding sequence ATGAAGTTCATTCAGGGAAGGTTGGTATTTAAGGGCCGAGTTCAGGGGGTTGGTTTTCGTTATTTTGTTTTAAAGAGAGCCTCCCAATTTGAGGTTACTGGATTTGTTAAAAATTTATTTCCAAATGGAGTGGAAGTGGTAGCTGAAGGAGAGAAATCCGAAGTTGAACATTTCTTTCAGGAAATTCGTGAGGGACCAGTGAGCGCATCAATCCGTGATATTTTTGAAGAATGGTTGCCTTATTCAGGAAATTATGAATCATTTCAGGTTGAATACTGA